From the Primulina tabacum isolate GXHZ01 chromosome 3, ASM2559414v2, whole genome shotgun sequence genome, one window contains:
- the LOC142538781 gene encoding uncharacterized protein LOC142538781: MKRNQESIFVEEQATRQESEENVEVHQSRVEETQPPQSGEISEMGEMWKEIRRLRKQSFEDFATAFLHRFASSKRHQKNYLSMFVMKQQEAETLREFVQRFNSATLEIPAATPDIMISAFTQGLRGGEFFKSLVKKPPSSYDDLLARAEKYVNLEDAQRYRRMENRHGGSRVEGAERGGKKRGAGEREEDRTRSRGQFSSHVLLNRGRDKVMEVRESGERDEKSQRVESSTRPPPRGRQEGSSSRSELRSRPSSRRGRGPPWIHQRIEEPRREGRDSGRARKAHGRRLENFEISRGADLPQDPVISFGPDDLRGIVAPHNDALVVTATVANYDVARIFIDNGSSVNIFFKSTLDQMKVEGFEFEPIFTPLHGFAGHAIPSLGQIVLPLSLGHEPRRITKMTTFTVVDTPSAYNGILGRPALKDFRAVASTYHQKLKFPVGKEVGVLCGD, translated from the exons ATGAAGCGGAATCAAGAATCTATATTTGTAGAGGAACAGGCCACCCGGCAAGAGAGTGAGGAAAATGTTGAAGTCCACCAGAGCAGGGTTGAAGAGACGCAACCCCCTCAAAGTGGAGAGATTAGTGAGATGGGGGAGATGTGGAAGGAGATACGGAGATTGAGGAAGCAG TCTTTCGAAGATTTTGCTACAGCTTTCTTGCACAGATTtgccagcagcaagaggcaTCAGAAGAATTATTTGAGCATGTTTGTGATGAAACAACAAGAGGCTGAAACCTTGCGGGAGTTTGTCCAGCGCTTCAACAGCGCAAcgctggaaataccagcggctacccccGACATCATGATAAGCGCCTTTACCCAAGGGCTGAGGGGGGGAGAATTCTTCAAAtcgctggtcaagaagcctccgtcgAGCTATGATGACTTGTTAGCTCGggcggaaaaatatgtaaacttggaagatgcccaacggtaTAGAAGGATGGAAAACCGACACGGGGGGAGTAGGGTGGAGGGAGCTGAGAGGGGCGGCAAGAAGAGAGGTGCAGGTGAGAGGGAGGAGGACAGAACCAGAAgtagaggacaattctcatcacatgttcTTCTGAATAGGGGTCGTGATAAGGTGATGGAGGTAAGGGAGTCAGGGGAGAGGGATGAGAAGTCGCAGAGGGTTGAGAGCAGTACTCGACCTCCGCCGCGAGGTAGACAAGAAGGATCCTCGTCTAGGAGTGAACTGAGATCTCGCCCATCTTCTAGGCGGGGTCGAGGCCCTCCGTGGATACATCAGAGGATCGAGGAGCCGAGGAGAGAAGGTCGAG attCCGGGCGAGCGAGAAAGGCGCATGGCAGGAGGTtggagaattttgaaatatctaggGGTGCGGACTTACCCCAGGATCCTGTCATCAGTTTTGGACCAGATGACCTCCGAGGCATTGTGGCTcctcataacgatgccttggtggtaacGGCCACTGTTGCCAATTACGATGTGGCACGaatctttattgataatggaagttCTGTTAATATCTTTTTCAAGAGCACTCTGGATCAGATGAAGGTGGAGGGATTTGAGTTCGAGCCAATCTTTACTCCTCTCCATGGATTTGCAGGACATGCCATCCCGTCGCTCGGTCAGATTGTCCTTCCTTTATCTTTGGGACATGAGCCTCGGCGGATAACAAAGATGACGACATTTACTGTGGTGGACACCCCATCTGCGTACAATGGAATTCTGGGGCGACCAGCCCTAAAGGATTTCAGAGCTGTAGCGTCCACGTATCATCAGAAGTTGAAGTTTCCTGTAGGGAAGGAGGTTGGAGTCTTATGCGGGGACTAG